A region from the Silene latifolia isolate original U9 population chromosome 7, ASM4854445v1, whole genome shotgun sequence genome encodes:
- the LOC141591804 gene encoding CBS domain-containing protein CBSX3, mitochondrial-like translates to MQGLVRGLLVNGKNAVLQQCRLGNQWMRPVALARFETTVAARMDEHGFEKTTISDILKNKGKSADGSWLWCTTDDSVYDAVKSMTQHNVGALVVVKPGQEKSIAGIITERDYLRKIIVQGRSSKSTKVGDIMTEENKLITVTPETKALKAMQLMTDNRIRHIPVIDDKGMTGMVSIGDVVRAVVSEHRDELDRLNAYIQGGY, encoded by the exons ATGCAAGGATTGGTAAGAGGACTTTTGGTAAATGGAAAAAATGCTGTGTTGCAACAATGCCGCTTAGGGAATCAATGGATGAGACCTGTCGCATTGGCACGTTTTGAGACAACTGTGGCTGCTCGCATGGATGAGCATGGTTTTGAGAAAACAACAATCTCGGATATCTTGAAAAACAAGGGTAAAAGTGCTGATGGTTCTTGGCTTTGGTGCACAACTGATGACTCTGTTTATGACGCTGTCAAATCG ATGACCCAGCACAATGTGGGAGCCTTGGTCGTTGTGAAGCCCGGGCAGGAGAAATCAATTGCTGGTATTATTACAGAGAGAG ATTATCTCAGGAAGATTATAGTTCAAGGTAGATCGTCGAAGTCTACCAAGGTTGGTGACATTATGACTGAAGAG aacaAGCTTATTACAGTTACTCCAGAAACCAAGGCTCTGAAGGCAATGCAGCTCATGACAG ATAACCGTATCAGACACATCCCGGTTATTGATGACAAAGGAATGACGGGCATGGTTTCGATTGGAGATGTAGTTCGTGCAGTAGTCAGCGAGCACCGAGATGAACTGGACCGCTTAAACGCCTATATACAAGGAGGTTACTAG
- the LOC141589750 gene encoding uncharacterized protein LOC141589750: protein MVWEMSGLDGDKTEVGRREEEPSSGASWARPSDGMWKINVDAGVKEGMGVGLGAVCRDGDGRVVWVVSKSSGICCVKSAEAEAILLGLKEAQSVGMRSIIIESDCLNVVDDLKGRKKGRGDIFLIYDEIFSLVPFFDSVIFIYTRRVCNKLAHLVAHATPWTIGRRFWTDRLPQPFVIAAEQDLINIS from the coding sequence ATGGTATGGGAGATGTCGGGATTGGATGGGGATAAGACCGAGGTGGGTAggagggaggaggagccgtcgaGTGGTGCTAGCTGGGCTAGACCGTCTGATGGTATGTGGAAGATAAATGTTGATGCAGGTGTGAAGGAGGGTATGGGTGTAGGATTGGGTGCGGTCTGCCGAGATGGTGATGGACGGGTGGTATGGGTCGTGTCGAAAAGCTCGGGGATTTGTTGTGTGAAATCGGCTGAGGCGGAAGCTATTCTTCTTGGCTTAAAGGAGGCGCAGAGTGTTGGGATGCGGAGTATTATTATCGAGAGCGATTGCCTTAATGTGGTTGATGATTTGAAGGGCAGGAAGAAGGGTCGTGGTGACATTTTCCTTATCTATGATGAGATTTTTAGTTTAGTTCCGTTTTTTGATTCAGTTATTTTTATTTATACTCGTAGGGTGTGTAATAAGCTAGCTCATTTAGTGGCTCATGCTACGCCATGGACCATAGGTAGAAGATTTTGGACGGATAGGTTACCGCAACCTTTTGTGATTGCTGCAGAGCAGGATTTGATTAATATAAGTTAA
- the LOC141591805 gene encoding ubiquitin-conjugating enzyme E2 28-like codes for MASKRILKELKDLQKDPPTSCSAGPVGEDMFHWQATIMGPSDSPYTGGVFLVSIHFPPDYPFKPPKVSFKTKVYHPNINSNGSICLDILKEQWSPALTISKVLLSICSLLTDPNPDDPLVPEIAHMYKTDRSKYEQNARSWTQKYAMG; via the exons ATGGCGTCCAAAAGAATTTTGAAGGAGTTGAAGGATCTGCAGAAGGACCCACCTACTTCATGTAGTGCAG GGCCGGTTGGTGAAGACATGTTCCATTGGCAAGCAACAATTATGGGGCCTAGCGACAGCCCATACACCGGAGGTGTATTTCTTGTGTCTATCCATTTCCCTCCGGACTATCCATTCAAGCCTCCCAAG GTATCCTTCAAGACCAAAGTATATCATCCTAATATCAACAGTAACGGGAGCATATGTCTTGATATTCTCAAAGAACAATGGAGCCCCGCTTTGACAATTTCCAAG GTTCTTCTGTCCATATGTTCACTCTTGACGGATCCAAATCCGGATGATCCGCTGGTACCAGAAATTGCCCATATGTACAAGACCGACAGGTCCAAGTATGAGCAGAATGCTCGCAGCTGGACTCAGAAGTATGCCATGGGTTGA
- the LOC141589751 gene encoding uncharacterized protein LOC141589751 codes for MKDINFFFLKNLMGEKIKMSFSSFCNGDISTSTLAQIEKSLEPFQAPSLSSNIESDVNNDSSNVVRKSVTLKEFMLHLEPKEEKSREEEVPSLKDVDNQDVVELDFPRRMSCVNHSDILRSTRNALNEHPRLSLDGRGAMQRLSSCSVRDALNEHPRLSLDGPSAMHRLSSCSARNAFTRNALTEHPRLSLDGRGAMHRPSSFHNDNTSRQQDGLKLGRMLQLPNSVGGESVIWCRPGVVLKLMGLETMPLPISRLNNCIHKKNKPGKENLSNAIRSRNLRRKVGKLEMERTKITPNSTNSCRNKKRTEHGGSAGCSTKSCS; via the coding sequence ATGAAAGATATCAACTTCTTCTTCCTTAAGAACTTGATGGGTGAAAAGATAAAGATGAGTTTTTCGAGCTTTTGCAATGGCGATATATCCACTTCAACTCTCGCCCAAATCGAAAAATCCTTGGAACCATTTCAGGCACCTAGCTTGTCGTCCAACATTGAAAGTGACGTTAACAATGATAGTTCAAATGTCGTGAGAAAGAGCGTCACTTTAAAAGAATTCATGCTACATCTCGAGCCAAAGGAAGAAAAGTCGAGGGAAGAGGAAGTGCCAAGTCTTAAAGATGTAGATAATCAAGATGTGGTCGAGCTTGATTTTCCTCGTAGGATGTCGTGTGTGAACCACTCAGATATCCTACGTTCAACAAGGAATGCGTTGAATGAGCACCCTCGACTCTCACTCGATGGCCGTGGTGCAATGCAAAGACTATCTTCTTGTTCAGTAAGGGATGCATTGAATGAGCACCCTCGACTCTCACTCGATGGTCCTAGTGCAATGCATAGACTATCTTCTTGTTCAGCAAGGAATGCATTTACAAGGAATGCATTGACTGAACACCCTCGACTCTCACTCGATGGTCGTGGTGCAATGCATAGACCATCTTCTTTCCATAACGACAACACAAGCCGCCAACAAGACGGGCTAAAACTAGGGAGAATGTTGCAGTTGCCTAATAGTGTAGGTGGAGAAAGTGTGATATGGTGCAGGCCAGGAGTGGTGCTAAAATTGATGGGCTTAGAGACTATGCCACTGCCTATTAGTAGGCTAAACAATTGTATACACAAGAAAAATAAGCCTGGAAAAGAAAATTTGTCCAATGCTATTAGGAGTCGAAATCTGAGGAGAAAAGTTGGAAAACTCGAAATGGAAAGAACAAAAATCACTCCAAATTCTACTAATAGTTGTCGAAACAAAAAGAGAACAGAGCACGGTGGTAGCGCCGGTTGTAGTACCAAATCTTGCTCGTAG